A genomic region of Pseudomonas sp. RSB 5.4 contains the following coding sequences:
- a CDS encoding dihydroorotase, with translation MSSVLIRNARLVNEGREFDGDLLVSHGRIVKIARSIDGETARVEIDANGQWLLPGMIDDQVHFREPGAPDKGCIHTESRAAVAGGITSFMDMPNTQPATLTLEALMDKKRRAAINSVANYGFHFGVSRDNLDTVAALNPCEVAGVKVFMGASTGNMLVDDPQILERLFTEVPTILLAHCEHTPSIEANAARMRERRCEHLPANIHALIRDAEACYRSSSLAVELARRHGTRLHVLHLTTARELALFEDKPLAQKHITAEVCLHHLLFDESDYPALGNLIKCNPAIKTRADRDALRAALLSNRLDVIGSDHAPHTWAEKQRPYAEAPSGLPLVQHALPALLELVADGVLPITTLVAKTSHRVADLFAIPDRGYLREGYWADLVLVEPAALEVSRQPIMSQCGWTPFADKTFRYRVNTTLVSGQIAWREQRINEGCQGLPLRFMR, from the coding sequence ATGAGCAGCGTGCTGATTCGCAACGCCAGACTGGTCAACGAAGGACGCGAGTTCGACGGCGATCTGTTGGTCAGCCATGGCCGGATCGTCAAGATCGCGCGCAGCATCGATGGTGAAACTGCGCGGGTGGAAATTGACGCCAACGGCCAATGGCTGTTGCCGGGGATGATCGATGACCAAGTGCATTTTCGCGAACCGGGGGCGCCGGACAAGGGCTGCATTCACACCGAATCTCGAGCAGCGGTGGCGGGCGGCATCACCAGTTTCATGGACATGCCCAATACCCAACCGGCCACCCTCACCCTCGAAGCGCTGATGGATAAAAAGCGTCGTGCGGCGATCAACTCTGTGGCCAACTACGGCTTTCACTTCGGTGTGAGCCGGGACAACCTCGACACCGTTGCCGCGCTCAACCCCTGCGAAGTGGCCGGGGTCAAAGTGTTCATGGGTGCCTCCACCGGCAACATGTTGGTAGATGACCCGCAGATTCTCGAACGTCTTTTCACCGAAGTGCCAACGATCCTGCTGGCCCACTGCGAACACACACCGAGCATTGAGGCCAATGCAGCCAGAATGCGTGAACGTCGCTGCGAACACCTGCCGGCCAATATCCATGCCTTGATTCGCGATGCCGAGGCTTGCTACCGCTCTTCTTCACTGGCGGTGGAACTGGCCAGACGTCACGGCACCCGCCTGCACGTTTTACACCTGACCACCGCCCGCGAGCTGGCGTTGTTCGAAGACAAACCACTCGCGCAAAAACACATCACTGCTGAAGTCTGCCTGCATCACCTGCTGTTCGATGAAAGCGACTATCCAGCCCTCGGCAACCTGATCAAATGCAACCCGGCGATCAAGACCCGAGCCGACCGCGATGCTTTGCGCGCGGCGCTGCTGAGCAATCGACTGGATGTGATCGGCAGCGATCACGCGCCACATACCTGGGCGGAAAAACAGCGCCCATATGCCGAAGCGCCGTCCGGTTTGCCACTGGTGCAACACGCTTTGCCGGCGCTACTGGAGCTGGTGGCCGATGGCGTGCTGCCGATCACCACGCTGGTGGCGAAGACCAGCCATCGGGTGGCGGATCTGTTTGCGATTCCGGATCGAGGTTATTTGCGGGAGGGGTATTGGGCGGATCTGGTGCTGGTTGAGCCAGCGGCTCTGGAGGTGTCGCGGCAACCGATTATGTCGCAGTGCGGGTGGACGCCGTTTGCTGACAAGACTTTCCGCTATCGGGTGAATACGACGTTGGTGTCGGGGCAGATTGCCTGGCGCGAGCAGCGTATTAACGAAGGATGTCAGGGCCTGCCGCTGCGGTTTATGCGCTGA
- a CDS encoding DUF3617 domain-containing protein, whose amino-acid sequence MNVRLLGLALGLGLAMPVIAQAQMLQPGLWEMTSSNVKVDDQPMDVQSILGQLQGQMTPQQRAALEKNGINIGGKGIRACLTPQQVATNDIPLADPQSGCKQQITERTGNQWKFRFSCPKAQGTGVATFLSDREFTTVANGTFNAIGINQKGSLETRAVWLGQDCGTVKPRA is encoded by the coding sequence ATGAACGTTCGTCTGCTGGGTTTGGCACTGGGCCTGGGTTTGGCAATGCCAGTGATTGCGCAGGCACAAATGCTGCAGCCGGGGCTATGGGAAATGACCTCGAGCAACGTCAAGGTCGATGACCAGCCAATGGATGTGCAGTCGATCCTCGGTCAGTTGCAAGGCCAGATGACGCCGCAACAGCGCGCGGCGCTGGAAAAGAACGGAATCAACATCGGTGGCAAGGGCATCCGTGCCTGCCTGACACCGCAGCAAGTGGCGACCAACGATATTCCGCTGGCCGATCCCCAGTCGGGTTGCAAACAGCAGATCACCGAACGCACCGGTAACCAGTGGAAATTCCGCTTCAGTTGCCCGAAAGCGCAAGGCACCGGGGTTGCTACGTTCCTCAGTGATCGTGAGTTCACCACGGTGGCCAACGGCACGTTCAATGCGATCGGGATCAACCAGAAGGGCAGTCTGGAAACCCGTGCGGTGTGGTTGGGTCAGGATTGCGGCACTGTGAAGCCAAGAGCTTAA